A single genomic interval of Granulicella tundricola MP5ACTX9 harbors:
- a CDS encoding flagellar protein FlgJ, which translates to MRIDDVVAVQAGAKNTLPNPKLVDGAKDFEAMMLKEMLKPLHFGATDDGANGDSEKGGEADTIQGFALDALGKGLTRGGGFGLAKQIIRQVTAEQSARQSKRVTGHD; encoded by the coding sequence ATGAGGATCGATGACGTGGTGGCCGTGCAGGCCGGGGCGAAGAATACGCTGCCGAATCCGAAGCTGGTGGATGGCGCGAAGGACTTTGAGGCGATGATGCTCAAAGAGATGCTGAAGCCATTGCACTTTGGCGCGACGGATGATGGTGCCAATGGAGACAGCGAGAAGGGTGGGGAAGCCGATACGATTCAGGGATTCGCGCTGGATGCACTGGGCAAGGGGCTGACTCGCGGAGGAGGCTTTGGGTTGGCGAAACAGATCATCCGGCAGGTTACTGCCGAGCAGAGCGCGCGACAAAGCAAAAGAGTGACCGGCCATGACTAA
- a CDS encoding flagellar hook-basal body protein, translating to MDSGLYAAYTGLLARTQALDTAANNLANASTNGFRAQRDSFSGVLASGLAAGQQGSQVGVGINSYGVLGGSSADQSQGPMVTTSNPLDVAINGTGFFAIRTAHGVRYTRDGAFTLSAQGQLQTGAGEPVLNTAMAPITLPSGEVQISGDGTVAVQTAAGSGVVGQLGIFDFASTAGLTQEGANRFKAPDDAVPTASTAMVKQGAVEGANQDSVHGTMQLVLIQRQAEMMQKALSVFNADFDKTATEQIARV from the coding sequence ATGGATAGCGGACTGTACGCGGCATATACGGGTTTACTGGCGAGGACGCAGGCGCTGGATACGGCAGCGAACAACCTTGCCAATGCAAGTACGAACGGCTTCCGGGCGCAGCGGGATTCGTTCAGCGGGGTGCTGGCGAGCGGGCTGGCTGCGGGGCAGCAGGGCTCGCAGGTGGGGGTTGGGATCAATAGCTATGGGGTGCTGGGGGGAAGCTCGGCCGATCAGAGTCAGGGGCCGATGGTGACGACCTCCAACCCGCTGGACGTCGCGATCAATGGGACGGGATTCTTTGCGATCAGAACTGCGCATGGGGTTCGGTATACGCGGGATGGTGCGTTTACGTTATCGGCGCAGGGACAGTTGCAGACGGGGGCGGGGGAGCCGGTACTGAATACGGCGATGGCGCCGATCACGCTGCCGAGCGGAGAGGTGCAGATCTCGGGTGACGGGACGGTGGCGGTGCAGACGGCGGCGGGGAGTGGCGTGGTGGGGCAGTTGGGGATCTTTGATTTTGCATCGACGGCGGGGCTGACGCAGGAGGGTGCGAACCGGTTCAAGGCCCCGGATGATGCGGTGCCTACGGCCTCTACGGCGATGGTGAAGCAGGGAGCCGTCGAGGGGGCGAACCAGGACAGCGTTCACGGGACGATGCAGTTGGTGTTGATCCAGAGGCAGGCCGAGATGATGCAGAAGGCGCTGAGCGTGTTCAACGCGGACTTCGATAAGACGGCGACGGAGCAGATTGCACGGGTTTAG
- a CDS encoding bifunctional nuclease family protein yields the protein MAIDPIDDQDLDIEVQIRGLMLDPVTNMPIVVLKDVASDLVLPIWVGVFEANAIALELEKTATPRPMTHDLLRNMARGLNATVHKVVVSDLRDDTFYATIWLMQGEEEVTIDARPSDAIALALRWDCPIYVSQSVLGRTRQAATEAGANANADELRRWLENLNEDDTGQYKM from the coding sequence ATGGCGATTGACCCTATCGATGATCAGGATCTCGACATCGAGGTGCAGATTCGCGGGCTGATGCTGGACCCGGTGACGAACATGCCGATCGTCGTGCTGAAGGACGTTGCGAGCGATCTGGTGCTGCCGATCTGGGTAGGCGTCTTCGAGGCCAACGCGATTGCGTTGGAGCTGGAGAAGACGGCGACACCCCGGCCGATGACGCATGACCTGCTGCGTAACATGGCTCGCGGGCTCAATGCGACCGTGCATAAGGTGGTGGTGTCCGATCTGCGGGACGACACCTTCTACGCCACGATCTGGCTGATGCAGGGCGAGGAAGAGGTCACGATCGACGCTCGACCATCCGATGCGATTGCGCTGGCCCTGCGCTGGGACTGCCCGATCTACGTCAGCCAGAGCGTGCTGGGCCGGACGCGGCAGGCGGCGACGGAGGCGGGAGCCAATGCCAACGCGGATGAACTGCGGCGGTGGCTCGAGAACCTGAACGAAGACGATACCGGCCAGTACAAGATGTAG
- the flgM gene encoding flagellar biosynthesis anti-sigma factor FlgM: MQQTNGINSLQNSTGSLAVNGSNAVQTPKSLNSSGGTAASPQQKTDKASFSDAASSVTRSSDVRLAKVAGIQQAIANGTYNVSAGQVADKIISSLLG, from the coding sequence ATGCAACAGACAAATGGAATCAACTCATTGCAGAACTCAACGGGGTCACTGGCGGTAAACGGAAGCAATGCGGTCCAAACGCCGAAGAGCTTGAATTCGAGTGGCGGCACGGCAGCGAGCCCACAGCAGAAGACGGACAAGGCAAGCTTTTCAGACGCTGCAAGCTCAGTGACCAGAAGCTCCGATGTGCGGCTGGCGAAGGTTGCCGGGATTCAGCAGGCGATTGCGAACGGGACTTACAACGTATCCGCCGGCCAGGTGGCCGACAAGATCATTTCGTCTTTACTGGGGTGA
- the aroA gene encoding 3-phosphoshikimate 1-carboxyvinyltransferase, whose amino-acid sequence MSTEIIHPARSLQGSLVLPGDKSISHRYAMLAGLAEGTTKLSNFSTGADPHSSLGCMAALGAEVKDLGTHIEVTGVGGSFRQPTGDLDCGNSGSTMRMLSGLIASHPHTFTLIGDHSLTVRPMERIRKPLEQMGARIALVDGHAPITINGGPLKAIDFDTPIPSAQVKTAVLFAGLQAEGTTSLSEAITTRDHTEHALRAFGAKLTRETGERPRLVIAGGQKLKAIEATVPGDLSSAAFFLCAALLFPDSNLILDSLGMNPTRSALLDVVAALGAKIKVLNVEEQHGELIGTIQVNAAPALSRGPMEISGALTAQLIDELPVLAAIAPYTRHGMIIRDAKELRVKESDRIDLVARNLRAMGATLTEHEDGMEIPGGQTLHGAQIDSGSDHRIAMAFSIAGLRATSATEINGAEAAAISFPEFFTHLRNLCPQ is encoded by the coding sequence ATGTCTACAGAGATCATTCATCCTGCTCGCTCGCTCCAAGGCTCGCTTGTTCTGCCTGGCGATAAGTCTATTTCTCACCGTTACGCGATGCTGGCCGGTCTGGCCGAAGGCACCACCAAACTCTCCAACTTTTCTACCGGGGCGGACCCGCACAGCTCGCTGGGCTGCATGGCTGCGCTGGGTGCGGAGGTCAAGGACTTGGGCACGCACATTGAGGTTACCGGGGTCGGCGGAAGCTTCCGGCAGCCTACCGGCGACCTCGACTGCGGCAACTCCGGGTCCACGATGCGGATGCTCTCCGGGCTGATTGCCTCCCATCCGCATACGTTTACGCTGATCGGCGACCACTCCCTGACGGTGCGACCGATGGAGCGTATCCGCAAGCCGCTGGAGCAGATGGGCGCACGGATCGCGCTGGTGGACGGACATGCTCCGATCACGATCAACGGAGGGCCGTTGAAGGCGATCGACTTCGATACGCCGATCCCGTCCGCCCAGGTGAAGACGGCGGTGCTGTTTGCCGGGCTTCAGGCGGAGGGAACGACCTCGCTGTCCGAGGCGATCACGACGCGCGACCACACCGAACATGCGTTGCGGGCGTTTGGCGCGAAGCTGACGCGGGAGACGGGTGAGCGTCCTCGGCTGGTGATTGCCGGCGGCCAGAAGCTGAAGGCGATTGAGGCTACGGTGCCGGGCGATCTGTCTTCGGCTGCCTTCTTCCTTTGTGCTGCGTTGTTGTTTCCGGACTCCAATCTGATTCTCGACTCGCTGGGCATGAATCCGACGCGATCCGCGCTTTTGGACGTGGTGGCGGCCCTGGGGGCGAAGATCAAGGTGCTGAACGTCGAGGAGCAGCATGGGGAACTGATCGGGACGATCCAGGTGAATGCGGCTCCGGCGCTGAGCCGGGGGCCGATGGAGATCAGCGGCGCGTTGACGGCGCAACTGATTGACGAACTACCGGTGCTGGCAGCGATTGCGCCCTACACTCGGCACGGCATGATCATCCGCGACGCGAAGGAGCTGCGCGTGAAGGAGTCGGATCGGATCGACCTCGTGGCACGGAACCTGCGGGCGATGGGTGCGACCCTGACCGAGCACGAGGACGGCATGGAGATCCCGGGCGGGCAGACGCTGCATGGTGCGCAGATCGATTCCGGGAGCGACCACCGGATTGCGATGGCGTTCTCGATTGCCGGGCTGCGGGCTACGTCCGCGACCGAGATCAACGGGGCGGAGGCTGCGGCGATCTCGTTTCCGGAGTTCTTTACGCACCTGCGGAACCTTTGTCCGCAGTGA
- a CDS encoding flagellar basal body L-ring protein FlgH encodes MTTMSVAAEEREMKSGELRQLAGGSHPPVLRFAMLTCGVLLLLLAVSLQAQTVATAAAAPASTQAGKKGLIDRLKPVEKPNVAQSSIATYLARVKADGSTGSASEGSIWSENGRLAHLSTDVRAMRPHDLISVVVSESLAASTDGEVKNSRASNANSQISAFFGLLHAGNAMQNLLNQSSTSGLAAQGASATNSSLSTTFGGQVIDVLPNGMLVIEAARQVEFSQQTQTIVLRGLVRPEDISQQNQVLSTAISSLELEVRGKGIVNDFTHRQNALVRLLEKVLVF; translated from the coding sequence ATGACGACGATGAGTGTGGCCGCCGAAGAGCGGGAGATGAAATCCGGAGAGTTGAGGCAGCTTGCGGGAGGGTCGCACCCGCCGGTGCTACGGTTTGCGATGCTGACATGCGGGGTTCTGCTGCTGTTGCTGGCGGTGAGTCTGCAGGCGCAGACGGTCGCCACGGCTGCGGCTGCACCGGCTTCCACTCAGGCGGGGAAGAAGGGCTTAATCGACCGGTTGAAGCCGGTGGAGAAGCCGAACGTGGCGCAGAGCTCGATTGCGACTTACCTGGCGCGGGTGAAGGCGGATGGTTCTACGGGGAGTGCTTCGGAGGGTTCGATCTGGTCTGAGAACGGGCGGCTGGCGCATCTGAGCACGGATGTGCGGGCGATGCGGCCGCATGACCTGATCTCGGTGGTGGTGTCTGAGAGTCTGGCGGCTTCGACCGATGGCGAGGTGAAGAACTCGCGGGCGTCAAATGCGAACTCGCAGATCTCGGCATTCTTCGGGCTGCTGCATGCGGGCAATGCGATGCAGAACCTGCTGAATCAGAGCTCGACCTCTGGGCTGGCGGCGCAGGGGGCGAGCGCGACGAACTCAAGTTTGAGCACGACGTTTGGAGGGCAGGTGATCGACGTGCTGCCAAACGGGATGCTGGTGATCGAGGCGGCGCGGCAGGTGGAGTTCAGCCAGCAGACGCAGACGATCGTGCTGCGCGGGCTGGTGAGGCCGGAGGACATCTCGCAACAGAACCAGGTGTTGTCGACGGCGATCTCGAGCCTGGAGCTCGAGGTGCGGGGCAAGGGGATTGTGAACGACTTTACGCATCGGCAGAACGCGCTGGTGAGGCTGCTTGAGAAAGTGCTGGTGTTCTGA
- the flgL gene encoding flagellar hook-associated protein FlgL produces MRVDPNYVFNLTQSVSASSAAEQKLTNQLSSGLRVSSLSDDPVAVAQNVLLASSISKADSFTQTSTREQAVLQATDSALGEVVSNVTSAITLSVQANAGTLSASNLKSIGEQLSGIRDQVVSLANTGYLGTYLFGGSQGGTPPFTLATSTDPATVTYNGDSVTQSVVTPDQQKIQVNLPGSAIFQASGADLLGALNQVVSDVSNGASGTALASDTAALTTALGNVTSQRAVLGSSLSRLTSTTTYSNTQEAQLTAQQSTLLSSDTAAVATGLTTAETQHTALLNVIAGLDKTNLFDYLQG; encoded by the coding sequence ATGCGCGTCGATCCGAATTATGTTTTCAACCTTACGCAGTCCGTCAGCGCTTCCAGCGCGGCTGAACAGAAGCTGACGAATCAGCTTTCAAGCGGGCTGCGGGTGTCCTCGCTGTCCGACGATCCGGTGGCGGTGGCGCAGAATGTGCTGCTGGCGAGTTCGATCAGCAAGGCGGACTCGTTTACCCAGACCTCGACGCGCGAGCAGGCGGTGTTGCAGGCGACGGATTCAGCGCTGGGTGAGGTGGTGTCCAATGTGACCTCTGCGATTACGCTCTCCGTGCAGGCGAACGCGGGTACGCTTTCGGCTTCGAATCTGAAGTCGATTGGGGAGCAGCTTTCCGGGATCAGGGATCAGGTGGTTTCGCTGGCGAATACGGGGTACCTGGGGACGTACCTGTTTGGCGGGAGCCAGGGGGGGACGCCGCCGTTTACGTTGGCGACCTCCACCGATCCGGCCACGGTGACCTATAACGGGGACTCGGTGACGCAGAGCGTGGTGACGCCGGATCAGCAGAAGATTCAGGTGAACCTGCCGGGGTCGGCGATCTTCCAGGCCTCTGGGGCTGATCTGCTGGGGGCGCTGAACCAGGTGGTGAGTGATGTAAGCAATGGTGCGAGCGGGACGGCGCTGGCCAGCGATACGGCTGCGCTGACGACAGCGCTGGGGAATGTGACGAGCCAGAGGGCCGTGCTGGGGAGTTCGTTGAGCAGGCTGACTTCGACCACGACCTACTCGAACACGCAGGAGGCGCAGTTGACGGCACAGCAGAGCACGTTGCTGTCGTCTGACACGGCTGCGGTGGCGACCGGGCTGACGACGGCCGAGACGCAGCATACCGCTCTGCTGAATGTGATTGCGGGGCTGGATAAGACGAATCTGTTCGATTATCTGCAAGGGTAG
- a CDS encoding dienelactone hydrolase family protein, which translates to MGMIKITAADGHELGAYVAAPDKPIGAVVVVQEIFGVNKSIRGVADDFAKAGYLAIAPALFDRYERDLELTYVGEDLQKAFGLYGKLSPDTALLDIAAAFKEVEKTVEGVAVMGFCYGGLMSWLSATRAEKLGIDPACTVGFYAGGVGSVATEEPTCPVMLHFGLADSHIGADQREAVKAAHPEVKVYEYEGAGHGFFNVDRADYAPEQAKLAWERTLEFLKENLA; encoded by the coding sequence ATGGGAATGATCAAGATTACGGCTGCCGATGGGCATGAGCTTGGGGCGTATGTGGCTGCACCGGACAAGCCGATTGGCGCTGTCGTAGTGGTACAGGAGATCTTCGGGGTCAACAAGTCGATCCGCGGGGTTGCGGATGACTTTGCGAAGGCGGGTTACCTGGCGATTGCGCCGGCGCTGTTCGACCGCTACGAGCGTGATCTGGAGCTGACGTACGTGGGCGAGGATCTGCAGAAGGCGTTCGGGCTGTATGGGAAGCTGTCGCCGGATACTGCGCTGCTGGATATCGCGGCGGCGTTCAAGGAAGTGGAGAAGACCGTTGAAGGCGTGGCGGTGATGGGCTTCTGCTACGGCGGGCTGATGAGCTGGCTTTCGGCTACGCGGGCGGAGAAGCTGGGGATCGATCCGGCCTGCACGGTGGGTTTTTATGCGGGCGGTGTGGGTTCGGTCGCGACCGAAGAGCCGACATGCCCGGTGATGCTGCACTTTGGTTTGGCCGATTCCCATATTGGGGCCGATCAGCGGGAGGCGGTGAAGGCTGCCCATCCTGAGGTGAAGGTTTATGAGTATGAAGGGGCGGGGCATGGCTTCTTCAACGTGGATCGTGCGGACTATGCGCCGGAGCAGGCGAAGCTGGCGTGGGAGCGGACGCTGGAGTTCTTGAAGGAGAACCTGGCGTAA
- a CDS encoding response regulator, whose translation MRVLIVDDSAVMRKVVERALRQSGLPITAVLQANDGQQALDLLREPTQEPLDLILTDINMPGLGGLDFLEQRNQQSLAPGTPVVMITTEGSEALVHRAIAAGAKGYICKPFTAEQIRARVCPLLPTCTTPTAA comes from the coding sequence GTGCGCGTTCTCATCGTCGACGACTCAGCCGTCATGCGGAAGGTAGTCGAGCGAGCCCTCCGCCAATCCGGCCTCCCCATCACCGCAGTCCTCCAGGCCAACGACGGCCAGCAAGCATTAGACCTCCTGCGAGAACCCACGCAGGAACCACTCGACCTCATCCTCACCGACATCAACATGCCCGGTCTCGGCGGCCTCGACTTCCTCGAGCAGCGCAACCAGCAATCTCTCGCCCCTGGCACCCCTGTCGTCATGATCACCACCGAAGGCAGCGAAGCCCTCGTCCACCGAGCCATCGCAGCCGGAGCCAAGGGCTACATCTGCAAACCCTTCACCGCCGAACAGATCCGCGCCCGCGTCTGCCCCCTGCTCCCCACCTGCACCACACCCACCGCCGCCTGA
- the flgG gene encoding flagellar basal-body rod protein FlgG, producing MIRALYTAASGMSAQQANLDTIANNLANSATAGFRSRRVQFEDMIYQNMITPGSPATQSTVSAGLQIGLGTRTSATEIIQAQGDFNQTQNPLDLAIQGGGFFQIQQPDGTIAYTRNGSFHLNNQGTIITTEGMSLIPSITIPSNATNVTISPYGVVSATLPGQTAAAQLGTLQLANFANPGGLNSAGNSLFTQTTSSGNPVTDTPGGTSGVGTLEQGYLENSNVDVVTEFVQMILAQRAYESNSKVVHVADDMYQQINGMIR from the coding sequence ATGATTCGAGCACTTTATACGGCAGCGAGCGGGATGAGCGCACAGCAGGCGAACCTGGACACGATTGCGAATAATCTGGCGAACTCGGCTACGGCGGGGTTCAGGAGCAGGCGGGTGCAGTTTGAGGACATGATCTACCAGAACATGATCACACCGGGGTCGCCTGCTACGCAGTCGACCGTGTCTGCGGGGTTGCAGATTGGATTGGGCACGAGGACGTCCGCGACCGAGATTATCCAGGCGCAGGGGGACTTCAACCAGACGCAGAATCCGCTGGATCTTGCGATTCAAGGCGGCGGGTTCTTTCAGATTCAACAGCCGGACGGGACCATCGCTTACACGCGGAATGGGAGCTTCCACCTCAATAACCAGGGGACGATTATTACGACCGAAGGGATGAGCCTGATTCCTTCGATCACGATTCCTTCCAATGCGACGAACGTGACGATCTCGCCCTATGGGGTGGTGTCTGCGACGCTGCCGGGGCAGACTGCGGCGGCGCAGTTGGGGACGCTGCAGCTTGCGAACTTTGCGAATCCGGGTGGGCTGAACTCGGCTGGGAACAGCTTGTTTACGCAGACGACTTCGTCGGGGAATCCGGTGACGGATACGCCGGGTGGGACGTCGGGTGTGGGGACGCTGGAGCAGGGGTATCTGGAGAACTCGAATGTGGATGTGGTGACGGAGTTCGTGCAGATGATCCTGGCGCAGAGGGCGTATGAGAGCAACTCGAAGGTGGTGCATGTGGCGGATGACATGTACCAGCAGATCAACGGGATGATTCGTTAG
- the flgK gene encoding flagellar hook-associated protein FlgK, with protein sequence MGSLSSLYDLSRGALQADQVALTTTANNVANQNTVGYTRQVVTFASGADRVTLSDGAIASANAPEATVSSARDRVLEQRVQQQTQLQAGTSAQATALSQLEAVFSISGSSATVGSTQIGTAIDGFFSSLTALTSNPSDSSTRQAVLTAAGTLAQAFNAGAQQISSVAAGINSGVASSVTAVNSLTATIAGLNAQIQSQSPNTDAGALEDQRQTAIAQLSQYIGLDQISTESNGIALTTASGATLVSGTKSYDISSAVVGGSAKIYDSTGADITAGITGGSIGGQLAAQGGALTTASTALDALAYRIATAVNTQNEAGLNGSGSAAGAIFTVPSSSAGAAGALVVSATSVNAIASAGSGEGVTGNTNALALAAIATGTDANGATIDGSFAALLSQVGSSSSSLQAQSTAQQATLTALTSQRDSLSAVSLDEEAANLSQYQRSYDAAAKLFSIVDSVTVTALNLGEEVAVQ encoded by the coding sequence ATGGGATCACTAAGCTCACTTTACGATCTATCGCGCGGCGCACTTCAGGCAGACCAGGTGGCGCTGACCACGACCGCGAACAACGTCGCCAACCAGAACACCGTGGGTTATACCCGCCAGGTGGTGACGTTTGCGAGCGGCGCGGACCGGGTGACGTTGAGCGATGGCGCAATCGCAAGCGCCAATGCGCCTGAGGCGACGGTGAGCTCCGCGCGGGACCGGGTGCTGGAGCAGAGGGTGCAGCAGCAGACGCAGTTGCAGGCGGGCACATCGGCGCAGGCTACGGCGTTGTCCCAGCTTGAGGCCGTGTTCAGCATCAGCGGCAGCTCGGCGACGGTGGGCTCGACGCAGATTGGGACGGCGATCGACGGATTCTTCAGCTCGCTGACGGCGCTGACGAGCAATCCGTCGGACAGCTCGACACGGCAGGCGGTGCTGACGGCGGCAGGGACGCTGGCGCAGGCGTTCAATGCGGGCGCGCAGCAGATCTCGTCGGTTGCGGCGGGGATCAACTCAGGGGTGGCGAGCTCGGTGACGGCGGTGAACTCGCTGACGGCTACGATTGCAGGGTTGAACGCACAGATTCAGTCGCAGAGTCCGAATACGGACGCGGGGGCGTTGGAGGATCAGAGGCAGACGGCGATTGCGCAGCTTTCGCAGTACATTGGGCTGGACCAGATTTCGACGGAGTCGAACGGGATTGCGCTGACGACGGCCAGTGGGGCGACGCTGGTGTCCGGCACGAAGTCTTATGACATCTCCTCTGCTGTGGTGGGAGGCTCGGCGAAGATCTATGACAGCACGGGTGCTGATATTACGGCGGGGATTACGGGCGGGAGCATCGGCGGACAGCTTGCCGCGCAGGGTGGCGCGCTCACGACGGCTTCCACGGCGCTGGATGCGCTGGCTTACCGGATTGCTACGGCGGTGAACACGCAGAACGAGGCAGGGCTGAATGGGTCCGGCAGTGCGGCCGGCGCGATTTTTACGGTGCCTTCCTCTTCCGCAGGCGCCGCCGGTGCGCTCGTTGTGAGCGCGACGAGCGTGAATGCGATTGCTTCGGCTGGGAGTGGTGAAGGCGTTACGGGCAACACGAATGCGCTGGCGCTGGCGGCCATTGCAACTGGGACCGATGCGAACGGGGCTACGATCGACGGTTCGTTTGCGGCGTTGCTCTCGCAGGTGGGGAGCAGTTCGTCCAGCCTCCAGGCACAGAGTACGGCGCAGCAGGCTACGCTGACGGCTTTGACCTCGCAGCGGGATAGTCTTTCGGCGGTTTCGCTGGATGAAGAGGCGGCGAATCTTTCGCAGTATCAGCGCTCGTATGATGCTGCGGCGAAGCTGTTTTCGATTGTGGATTCGGTGACGGTGACGGCGCTGAACCTGGGCGAAGAGGTTGCGGTCCAGTAG
- a CDS encoding flagellar basal body P-ring protein FlgI — MKKLHYTQHICEAEREFQDRPSMVRILLSVVGLMGLAAALVQGQAPVQAAMVTPVRQARVKDIASIEGIRDNQLVGYGLVVGLNGTGDSQQTTFPTQTLSAILLRMGVSVPASAIKVQNLAAVFVAASLPPFARPGTKLDITVSSAGDARSLEGGLLLMTPLYGADGKIYAQAQGPLVLGGYSVTANGSTKSLNHPTTARVPFGATAERGVALELEGRRQFSILLNDEDFHSAEAMAEAINKDLARPLAKAYDSRRVELAVPAGEDVPMLLSRVEAVQVSLYPRAKVIVNERTGTVVIGGTVVLQPVSILHGGLAVNVVTDFNVSQPGPFSNGTTTTVPVTRIEAHDKPVSRIELKQGATVDDLVRSLQTIGASARDVISILQAMKSAGALEAEIEVL, encoded by the coding sequence ATGAAGAAGCTTCACTACACCCAACATATTTGTGAGGCGGAGCGGGAGTTTCAGGATCGGCCCAGCATGGTGCGGATTCTGCTGAGCGTGGTCGGGCTGATGGGGCTGGCGGCTGCGCTCGTGCAGGGGCAAGCTCCGGTGCAGGCAGCGATGGTGACGCCGGTGCGACAGGCGCGAGTGAAGGATATCGCGTCGATCGAGGGAATCCGGGATAACCAGCTTGTGGGGTACGGGCTGGTGGTGGGGTTGAATGGGACGGGCGATAGCCAGCAGACGACGTTTCCTACGCAGACGCTGTCCGCAATTTTATTGCGGATGGGCGTGAGTGTGCCCGCTTCGGCGATCAAGGTGCAGAATCTGGCGGCGGTGTTTGTGGCGGCGAGTCTGCCTCCGTTTGCGAGGCCGGGGACGAAGCTGGATATTACGGTTTCGTCTGCGGGTGATGCCCGGAGTCTTGAGGGCGGGCTGCTGCTGATGACGCCACTTTATGGCGCGGATGGAAAGATCTATGCGCAGGCGCAGGGGCCTCTGGTGCTGGGGGGCTACTCGGTTACGGCGAACGGGAGTACGAAGTCTTTGAATCATCCGACGACGGCTCGGGTGCCGTTTGGTGCGACTGCCGAGCGTGGTGTGGCGCTGGAGTTGGAAGGGCGGCGGCAGTTTTCAATCCTGCTGAACGATGAGGACTTCCATAGCGCGGAGGCGATGGCTGAGGCGATCAATAAGGATCTTGCACGGCCGCTGGCGAAGGCTTATGACAGCCGGCGGGTGGAGCTTGCGGTGCCTGCGGGGGAGGATGTGCCGATGCTGCTTTCTCGTGTTGAGGCCGTTCAGGTGTCGCTCTATCCGAGGGCGAAGGTGATTGTGAATGAGCGGACGGGGACGGTGGTGATCGGGGGAACGGTGGTGCTGCAACCGGTCTCGATCCTGCATGGCGGGCTGGCGGTGAATGTGGTGACGGACTTCAATGTGTCGCAGCCGGGGCCGTTCAGCAATGGGACTACGACGACGGTTCCGGTGACGCGGATCGAGGCGCATGACAAGCCGGTGAGCCGGATCGAACTGAAGCAGGGTGCGACGGTGGACGACCTGGTGCGAAGTTTGCAGACGATTGGGGCTTCGGCGCGGGATGTGATTTCGATCTTGCAGGCAATGAAGTCTGCGGGTGCGCTGGAGGCGGAGATTGAGGTGCTATGA
- the rpsO gene encoding 30S ribosomal protein S15, whose protein sequence is MLAPVKKTDIIAKFRTHDSDTGSPEVQIAILTERITELTEHFKTHKKDHGSRRGLLMLVSKRRRLLDYLKKVDADRYREVISKLGIRK, encoded by the coding sequence GTGTTGGCACCCGTCAAGAAAACAGACATTATCGCGAAGTTTCGTACGCATGACTCCGACACCGGAAGTCCGGAAGTCCAGATTGCAATTCTGACCGAGCGGATCACGGAGCTCACCGAACACTTCAAGACGCACAAGAAGGATCACGGCTCACGCCGCGGCCTGCTGATGCTCGTGAGCAAGCGCCGCCGTCTGCTGGATTACCTCAAGAAGGTCGATGCCGACCGTTACCGTGAGGTCATCAGCAAGCTCGGAATCCGCAAGTAA